A region of Pyxidicoccus trucidator DNA encodes the following proteins:
- a CDS encoding radical SAM/SPASM domain-containing protein, with protein sequence MVNRRIDVGPTDYHPAYVVWELTLACDQPCTHCGSRAGTARAGELGTEEALGVVAQLAAMRAREVVLIGGEAYLHPGFLVIIQALKAAGIRPGLTTGGRRITAELAGEMARAGLYAASVSIDGLEPTHDIMRAARGSFASATAALGHLKAAGVRTAANTNLNRLNQGDLEGLYAHLKAQGIGAWQVQITAPLGRAADRPDLLLQPWDLVELMPRIARLKERAREDRITVMPGNNLGYFGPEEALLRSVHAGGRDHWRGCQAGRYVLGIESNGAVKGCPSLQTAHYVGGNLREQPLERIWNDTPQLAFTRTRTVEDLWGFCRTCPFAETCMAGCSFTAHALFGRPGNNPYCHYRAKTRAAEGKRERLVPKAPAPGRPFDHGLYEIVEEPFDAPDPRPELQREYVKTKRWPKPA encoded by the coding sequence ATGGTGAACCGGCGCATCGACGTGGGCCCCACGGACTACCACCCCGCCTACGTGGTGTGGGAGCTGACGCTCGCGTGCGACCAGCCCTGCACGCACTGCGGCTCACGGGCCGGTACGGCGCGCGCGGGAGAGCTGGGGACGGAGGAGGCGCTCGGGGTGGTGGCCCAGCTCGCGGCGATGCGTGCGCGGGAGGTGGTGCTCATCGGCGGGGAGGCGTACCTGCACCCGGGGTTCCTCGTCATCATCCAGGCACTGAAGGCCGCCGGCATCCGGCCGGGCCTGACGACGGGCGGGCGTCGCATCACCGCGGAGCTGGCCGGGGAGATGGCGCGCGCGGGGCTGTACGCGGCCTCGGTGAGCATCGACGGGCTGGAGCCCACGCACGACATCATGCGCGCGGCCCGGGGCAGCTTCGCCTCCGCCACCGCGGCCCTGGGGCACCTGAAGGCCGCCGGAGTGCGCACCGCCGCCAACACCAACCTCAACCGGCTCAACCAGGGCGACCTGGAGGGCCTCTATGCGCACCTGAAGGCGCAGGGCATCGGCGCGTGGCAGGTGCAGATCACCGCGCCGCTCGGGCGCGCGGCGGACCGCCCGGACCTGCTGTTGCAGCCGTGGGACCTGGTGGAGTTGATGCCGCGCATTGCGCGGTTGAAGGAGCGGGCGAGGGAGGACCGCATCACGGTGATGCCGGGGAACAACCTGGGCTACTTCGGGCCGGAGGAGGCGCTGCTGCGCTCCGTGCACGCGGGAGGGCGGGACCACTGGCGGGGCTGTCAGGCGGGCCGGTATGTGCTGGGCATCGAGTCGAATGGCGCGGTGAAGGGGTGCCCCTCCCTCCAGACGGCGCACTACGTGGGGGGAAACCTGCGCGAGCAGCCGCTGGAGCGCATCTGGAATGACACGCCCCAGCTCGCCTTCACGCGGACGCGGACGGTGGAGGACTTGTGGGGCTTCTGCCGCACGTGCCCGTTTGCCGAGACCTGCATGGCCGGGTGCAGCTTCACGGCGCATGCGCTGTTCGGCCGGCCGGGGAACAACCCGTACTGTCACTACCGCGCGAAGACGCGCGCGGCGGAAGGGAAGCGGGAGCGGCTCGTGCCGAAGGCGCCAGCGCCGGGCCGTCCGTTCGACCACGGCCTGTATGAAATCGTCGAGGAGCCCTTCGATGCGCCGGACCCCAGGCCCGAGCTCCAGCGCGAGTACGTGAAGACGAAGCGCTGGCCGAAGCCCGCTTGA
- a CDS encoding restriction endonuclease, translating into MWQVVHSGDNLLGWPPGRALEYLILRAFQLEGADVTWPYEVRKDGVLLEQIDGAVYFDGLACLIEARDWSEPLDFLVIAQLKARLLRRPRMTLGAVCITGTFTEAAIQMAEFLPPPDVLLWDGEGLCSAIEHGTLREGTRRKLRYAIEHGFVKRERPAGGEM; encoded by the coding sequence ATGTGGCAGGTTGTCCATTCAGGGGACAATCTGCTAGGGTGGCCACCAGGAAGGGCGCTGGAGTACCTCATCCTGAGAGCCTTCCAGTTGGAGGGTGCCGACGTGACCTGGCCCTACGAGGTTCGCAAGGACGGAGTCCTGCTGGAGCAGATTGACGGTGCGGTCTACTTCGATGGGCTGGCGTGCCTGATTGAGGCGAGGGACTGGAGCGAACCGCTCGATTTCCTGGTCATCGCCCAGCTGAAGGCGAGGCTCCTGCGGCGCCCGAGGATGACGCTGGGGGCCGTCTGCATCACCGGTACGTTTACAGAGGCCGCGATTCAGATGGCTGAGTTCCTTCCCCCACCGGATGTCCTGCTCTGGGATGGCGAGGGACTCTGCTCGGCCATCGAACATGGAACCCTCCGCGAGGGCACGAGGCGCAAGCTGCGCTACGCCATCGAGCATGGGTTCGTGAAGCGTGAACGTCCCGCGGGAGGGGAGATGTGA
- a CDS encoding LamG-like jellyroll fold domain-containing protein, producing MSHLPAPSRRRAVAVAALWALWLCTLPGAARAQERLTFQDRTGAEFLHPQAVHTNTELTATVPAVLQVRQWSAAERAAYPDLTGNTLRMRLNEAAATPGDRLQCLPATAGLTPELDGSGGSDVRSVAGVLGNALDMPTERDTHVRLVSSGVDLASNASAVTLMGWMRPRAWPGTSAFADLINVGGTAGSRLGVGLSGTRGLRAWAEAPDDSRPPLTATVQVPPTTGVWRMFATVFELAPANRVSVYLNGRLLEVVPLPFTSPVTSAAPSDRAALGSDETYNDDYFDGALDEPSIWKRALTPEELRRVWRRQSGPYGGGEPSMFVSRVLDSGGPRVRWDTLGWKPRAPAWKGLPDEGIGETGYGEGNVSMADNVLLLHANGSGELAEGATVPDASGRGHAATFTAPDDVPGGYVAGRVGEALAIPRAGYLTVGGDAAPDFAFGQGDFTWAAWVKTTSCQGNNLVVMGAEGTGGNPHVWFGGGCEATRCSDGRGWWVLRDSTGATAEVCHHIRLDDGEWHHLVGVKSGHAPATLTLFVDGEPVSVTHGYAGDFSFDKGPLLGQFPGLGYPTEATVDEVAIWRRALSPQEARDVWRRGGTRLKLQVRTCDEPSCAGVSFVGPDGTGATYFSEATHGSDDRPPSLGGLGKAGAVPARYFQYAALLETDSSQDTPGLMEVTVMATNSAPAATPDAYASEVTAALKVIAPGVLANDTDGEGGPLRAVLTLAPTGGTLQLSDDGAFLYTPGEGFSGTDRFRYRVSDGALESPEVEVVMTVGAVAAPGSPRIERPTASEVLYTRTPVLEGTADPGVEVEVVVNGTVLGRTTADAQGRWSYAVTSEQALPVGSHRVVAYAVGVTQARSEPSTTVDFGIQSRALEVTGWGCGSTGAGREAVGPWWLALLALVLLPSRMRQTAHASPPSRR from the coding sequence ATGTCCCACCTCCCTGCCCCCTCCAGGCGGCGCGCAGTCGCCGTGGCCGCCCTCTGGGCACTGTGGCTGTGCACGCTGCCCGGCGCGGCCCGCGCGCAGGAGCGGCTGACGTTCCAGGACAGGACTGGCGCGGAGTTCCTCCACCCGCAGGCGGTCCACACCAACACCGAGCTCACCGCGACGGTGCCGGCGGTGCTCCAGGTGCGCCAGTGGAGCGCCGCCGAGCGCGCGGCATACCCGGACCTGACGGGCAACACCCTGCGGATGCGCCTGAACGAGGCGGCGGCCACGCCCGGAGACAGGCTCCAGTGCCTGCCGGCGACGGCCGGGCTGACGCCCGAGTTGGACGGCAGCGGGGGCAGTGACGTGCGGAGCGTGGCGGGGGTGCTGGGCAACGCGCTGGACATGCCGACGGAGCGGGACACCCATGTGCGGCTGGTGTCCTCCGGCGTGGACCTGGCCAGCAACGCGAGCGCGGTGACGCTGATGGGGTGGATGCGTCCCCGGGCCTGGCCGGGCACCAGCGCCTTCGCGGACCTCATCAACGTGGGCGGCACCGCGGGCTCCAGGCTGGGCGTCGGGCTCTCGGGCACCCGCGGCCTGCGCGCCTGGGCCGAGGCGCCGGATGACAGCCGGCCGCCGCTGACGGCGACTGTCCAGGTTCCTCCGACGACGGGCGTGTGGCGGATGTTCGCCACGGTGTTCGAGCTGGCCCCGGCGAATCGGGTGAGCGTCTATCTGAACGGGCGGCTGCTGGAAGTCGTGCCCCTGCCCTTCACCTCACCGGTGACGAGCGCCGCGCCGTCGGACCGCGCGGCCCTGGGCAGCGATGAGACCTACAATGACGACTACTTCGACGGGGCCCTGGATGAGCCCTCCATCTGGAAGCGGGCGCTGACGCCGGAGGAGCTGCGCCGCGTCTGGCGCCGGCAGAGCGGCCCCTACGGAGGTGGCGAGCCGTCCATGTTCGTCTCCCGCGTCCTCGACTCGGGCGGGCCGCGCGTGCGCTGGGACACGCTGGGGTGGAAGCCCCGCGCCCCCGCGTGGAAGGGGCTGCCGGACGAGGGCATCGGGGAGACGGGCTACGGCGAGGGCAACGTCTCCATGGCGGACAACGTGCTGCTGCTGCACGCCAATGGCTCGGGAGAACTGGCCGAGGGCGCGACGGTGCCGGACGCGTCGGGGCGAGGCCATGCGGCCACCTTCACCGCGCCGGATGATGTGCCCGGTGGCTACGTGGCCGGCCGGGTCGGCGAGGCGCTGGCGATTCCTCGCGCGGGCTACCTGACGGTGGGGGGCGACGCGGCGCCGGACTTCGCCTTCGGCCAGGGCGACTTCACCTGGGCGGCGTGGGTGAAGACGACGTCCTGCCAGGGCAACAACCTGGTGGTGATGGGCGCGGAGGGTACAGGCGGCAACCCCCATGTCTGGTTCGGCGGCGGCTGCGAGGCCACCCGGTGCTCCGACGGGCGGGGCTGGTGGGTGCTGCGGGACAGCACCGGCGCCACGGCGGAGGTGTGCCACCACATCCGCCTGGATGATGGCGAGTGGCACCACCTGGTGGGCGTGAAGAGCGGCCATGCGCCGGCGACGCTGACGCTGTTCGTGGACGGGGAGCCCGTGTCGGTGACGCACGGCTATGCCGGCGACTTCAGCTTCGACAAGGGGCCGCTGCTCGGACAGTTCCCCGGACTGGGCTACCCCACGGAGGCCACGGTGGACGAGGTGGCCATCTGGCGCCGGGCCCTGTCGCCGCAGGAGGCGCGCGACGTGTGGCGGCGTGGCGGCACCCGGCTGAAGCTCCAGGTGCGAACGTGCGACGAGCCCTCGTGCGCGGGCGTGTCCTTCGTCGGGCCGGATGGCACGGGGGCCACCTATTTCTCCGAGGCCACGCACGGCTCGGATGACCGCCCGCCGTCGCTTGGAGGACTCGGGAAGGCCGGGGCCGTGCCCGCGCGGTACTTCCAATACGCGGCCCTGCTGGAGACGGACAGCTCGCAGGACACACCCGGGCTGATGGAAGTCACGGTGATGGCGACCAACTCCGCCCCCGCCGCCACGCCGGATGCGTATGCGTCCGAGGTGACAGCGGCGCTGAAGGTGATTGCGCCGGGAGTGCTCGCCAACGACACGGATGGCGAGGGAGGCCCGCTGCGCGCGGTGCTCACCCTGGCGCCAACAGGAGGCACGCTGCAGCTCAGTGACGACGGAGCCTTCCTGTACACGCCAGGCGAGGGCTTCAGCGGGACGGACCGCTTCCGCTACCGAGTGAGCGACGGAGCCCTGGAGTCCCCCGAGGTGGAGGTGGTGATGACGGTGGGCGCCGTGGCCGCGCCGGGCTCGCCGCGCATCGAGCGCCCCACCGCGAGCGAGGTACTGTACACGCGCACGCCCGTGCTGGAGGGGACGGCGGACCCAGGCGTCGAGGTGGAGGTGGTGGTGAACGGCACGGTGCTGGGCCGCACCACGGCGGACGCGCAGGGGCGGTGGAGCTACGCGGTGACGTCGGAACAGGCGCTCCCGGTGGGCAGCCACCGCGTGGTGGCCTACGCGGTGGGCGTGACGCAGGCTCGGAGCGAGCCCTCCACCACCGTGGACTTCGGCATCCAGTCGCGTGCGCTCGAAGTCACCGGCTGGGGGTGCGGCAGCACGGGCGCGGGCCGTGAGGCCGTGGGGCCGTGGTGGCTGGCCCTGCTCGCGCTGGTGCTGTTGCCGTCACGGATGAGGCAGACGGCGCACGCGAGCCCTCCATCACGGCGCTGA
- the fadI gene encoding acetyl-CoA C-acyltransferase FadI, with protein sequence MASEKRKGHPRVAIVRGLRTPFVKAGSVFAGLTALDLGRMVVQELVQRTDLDPGVIDQVVFGQVIPTLTAPSIAREVVIAAGLPRKIEAFTVARACATSIQAMTTAANAIAVGEAEVIIAGGTECMSDAPIFTSRPLAQALVAASKGRSLPEKLKPFQKLKGKDLLPVPPAIAEYSTGMTMGESAEKMARENGISREEQDRIAYNSHRNAARAWKDGLFDDEVMHVSVPPKYEQTAAKDNIVREDTSLEALGQLKPVFDRKYGTITAGNASPLTDGAAALLLMSEERAKALGYEPLGYLRAHAYAATDPGDQLLQGPVYAVPTALKRAGLTLADIDLVEMHEAFAAQVASNLQALASKEFAKKAGWSAPVGEVDRERLNVTGGSIAIGHPFGATGARIVTQALNELKRRNKNTVLCTVCAAGGLGAAVVLERA encoded by the coding sequence ATGGCAAGCGAGAAGCGTAAGGGCCACCCGAGGGTGGCCATCGTCCGCGGCTTGCGGACCCCGTTCGTGAAGGCGGGCTCCGTCTTCGCCGGGCTCACCGCGCTGGACCTCGGCCGCATGGTGGTCCAGGAGCTGGTGCAGCGGACGGACCTGGACCCGGGCGTCATCGACCAGGTGGTGTTCGGCCAGGTGATTCCCACGCTGACGGCGCCGTCCATCGCCCGCGAGGTGGTCATCGCCGCGGGGCTGCCGCGCAAGATTGAGGCCTTCACGGTGGCGCGCGCCTGTGCCACGTCCATCCAGGCCATGACGACGGCCGCCAACGCCATTGCGGTGGGCGAGGCCGAGGTCATCATCGCCGGCGGCACCGAGTGCATGTCGGACGCGCCCATCTTCACCAGCCGGCCGCTGGCCCAGGCGCTGGTGGCCGCGTCCAAGGGGCGCTCGCTGCCGGAGAAGCTCAAGCCCTTCCAGAAGCTCAAGGGCAAGGACCTGCTGCCGGTGCCCCCCGCCATCGCCGAGTACTCCACGGGCATGACGATGGGCGAGAGCGCGGAGAAGATGGCCCGGGAGAACGGCATCTCCCGCGAGGAGCAGGACCGCATCGCCTACAACTCGCACCGCAACGCCGCGCGCGCGTGGAAGGACGGCCTGTTCGACGACGAGGTGATGCACGTCTCCGTGCCGCCCAAGTACGAGCAGACCGCGGCGAAGGACAACATCGTCCGCGAGGACACCAGCCTGGAGGCCCTGGGCCAGCTCAAGCCGGTGTTCGACAGGAAGTACGGCACGATTACGGCCGGCAACGCCTCTCCGCTCACCGACGGCGCCGCGGCGCTGCTCCTGATGAGCGAGGAGCGCGCGAAGGCGCTGGGCTATGAGCCGCTGGGCTACCTGCGCGCGCACGCCTACGCCGCGACGGACCCGGGGGACCAGCTCCTCCAGGGCCCCGTGTACGCGGTGCCCACCGCGCTCAAGCGCGCGGGCCTGACGCTGGCGGACATCGACCTGGTGGAGATGCACGAGGCCTTCGCCGCGCAGGTGGCGAGCAACCTCCAGGCGCTGGCGTCGAAGGAGTTCGCGAAGAAGGCCGGCTGGAGCGCGCCGGTGGGCGAGGTGGACCGCGAGCGGCTGAACGTGACGGGCGGCTCCATCGCCATCGGCCACCCCTTTGGCGCCACGGGGGCGCGCATCGTCACCCAGGCCCTCAACGAGCTGAAGCGTCGGAACAAGAACACGGTGCTGTGCACCGTCTGCGCTGCCGGCGGCCTGGGGGCCGCGGTGGTCCTGGAGCGTGCGTGA
- the fadJ gene encoding fatty acid oxidation complex subunit alpha FadJ gives MAIKLEELEAKQGFSYAVEDGGVAVITYDLPDSPVNTLSPETGEAFTRLMTRAEREPEVKSVVFISGKKDSFVAGAKIDFLQTIKTAEEATAISRNGQEGFDRLDAFPKPVVAAIHGACLGGGLEWALACDYRIATDSPKTSLGLPEVQLGLIPGAGGTQRLPALIGVQAALDLILTGKSLKPAKAKKLGVVDEVVPVPLLRKLAVQRARELAEGTLKVERKHGQGFKGVVSGGKTKGLAGFFQGLANKELWAEVALEDNPLGRKLVFDEARKQLLKKTRGRYPAPEKALQVIRTGLESGHKAGQEAEAKAFGELVVSDVSKRLVEIFFATTALKKENGTSNPSVKPREVKKVAVLGGGLMGGGIAYVASTLQGVPVRVKDKDDAGVGRALKQVQSILDERTKKRSLTPREAAAKMALVTAGTDYSGFKSADLVIEAVFEDLKLKHRIIAEVEAVTGDSCIFASNTSSIPITDLAKGSRRPAQVVGMHYFSPVNKMPLLEIITHPGTAEWVTATCVEVGRKQGKTVIVVNDGPGFYTSRILAPYMNEAAYLLAEGADIAELDKALVDFGFPVGPITLLDEVGIDVAQKVGPIMEAAFGKRMAAPKALDNVITDGRLGRKTQKGFYLYENGKKKEVDSSVYALLPHGKERKSFDREEMAERLVLQMVNEAVRCMGEGILRSARDGDVGAIFGLGFPPFLGGPLRYVDSRGPAEVLRKLEHYQDKLGERFTPAPHLVELVKAGKTFYPR, from the coding sequence ATGGCCATCAAGCTTGAAGAGCTCGAGGCGAAGCAGGGCTTCTCCTACGCGGTGGAGGACGGCGGCGTCGCCGTCATCACGTACGACCTGCCGGACTCGCCGGTGAACACGCTGTCGCCGGAGACGGGCGAGGCCTTCACGCGCCTGATGACGCGCGCGGAGCGCGAGCCCGAGGTGAAGTCCGTGGTCTTCATCTCCGGCAAGAAGGACAGCTTCGTCGCCGGGGCGAAAATCGACTTCCTGCAGACCATCAAGACGGCGGAGGAGGCCACCGCCATCAGCCGCAACGGCCAGGAGGGCTTCGACCGGCTGGACGCCTTCCCCAAGCCCGTCGTCGCCGCCATCCACGGCGCGTGCCTGGGCGGTGGGCTGGAGTGGGCCCTGGCGTGTGACTACCGCATCGCCACGGACAGCCCGAAGACGTCGCTCGGCCTGCCCGAAGTCCAACTGGGCCTGATTCCGGGCGCTGGCGGCACCCAGCGGCTGCCCGCGCTCATCGGCGTGCAGGCGGCGCTGGACCTCATCCTCACCGGCAAGAGCCTCAAGCCCGCCAAGGCGAAGAAGCTGGGCGTGGTGGACGAGGTGGTGCCGGTGCCGCTCCTACGCAAGCTCGCCGTGCAGCGCGCGAGGGAGCTGGCCGAGGGCACGCTGAAGGTGGAGCGCAAGCACGGCCAGGGCTTCAAGGGCGTGGTGTCCGGCGGCAAGACGAAGGGGCTCGCGGGCTTCTTCCAGGGACTGGCCAACAAGGAGCTGTGGGCCGAGGTGGCACTGGAGGACAACCCGCTGGGCCGCAAGCTCGTCTTCGACGAGGCGCGCAAGCAGCTCCTCAAGAAGACGCGCGGCCGCTACCCGGCGCCGGAGAAGGCGCTCCAGGTGATTCGCACGGGCCTGGAGTCCGGGCACAAGGCGGGCCAGGAGGCCGAGGCGAAGGCGTTCGGCGAGCTGGTGGTGTCGGACGTCTCCAAGCGGCTGGTGGAAATCTTCTTCGCGACGACGGCGCTGAAGAAGGAGAACGGCACCTCCAACCCCAGCGTGAAGCCGCGCGAGGTGAAGAAGGTGGCGGTGCTGGGCGGCGGCCTCATGGGCGGCGGCATCGCCTACGTGGCCAGCACGCTCCAGGGCGTGCCGGTGCGCGTGAAGGACAAGGACGACGCGGGCGTGGGCCGCGCGCTCAAGCAGGTGCAATCCATCCTGGATGAGCGCACGAAGAAGCGCTCGCTGACGCCCCGCGAGGCGGCGGCGAAGATGGCGCTCGTCACCGCGGGCACGGACTACAGCGGCTTCAAGTCGGCGGACCTCGTCATCGAGGCGGTGTTCGAGGACCTGAAGCTCAAGCACCGCATCATCGCCGAGGTGGAGGCCGTCACGGGCGACTCGTGCATCTTCGCCTCCAACACCTCCAGCATTCCGATTACGGATCTGGCGAAGGGGAGCCGGCGGCCTGCCCAGGTTGTCGGGATGCACTACTTCAGCCCGGTGAACAAGATGCCGCTGCTGGAGATCATCACCCACCCGGGCACCGCCGAGTGGGTGACGGCCACCTGTGTCGAGGTGGGTCGCAAGCAGGGCAAGACAGTCATTGTCGTCAACGACGGGCCGGGCTTCTACACCTCGCGCATCCTCGCGCCGTACATGAACGAGGCGGCGTACCTCCTGGCGGAGGGCGCGGACATCGCCGAGCTGGACAAGGCGCTGGTGGACTTCGGCTTCCCGGTGGGGCCGATTACCCTCCTGGACGAGGTGGGCATCGACGTGGCGCAGAAGGTGGGCCCCATCATGGAGGCCGCGTTCGGCAAGCGCATGGCGGCGCCCAAGGCACTGGACAACGTCATCACCGACGGCCGGCTGGGCCGCAAGACGCAGAAGGGCTTCTACCTGTACGAGAACGGGAAGAAGAAGGAGGTGGACTCCTCCGTCTACGCGCTGCTGCCGCACGGCAAGGAGCGCAAGTCCTTCGACCGCGAGGAGATGGCGGAGCGGCTGGTGCTGCAGATGGTGAACGAGGCCGTGCGCTGCATGGGTGAGGGCATCCTCCGCAGCGCGCGGGACGGCGACGTGGGCGCCATCTTCGGCCTGGGCTTCCCGCCGTTCCTGGGCGGCCCGCTGCGCTACGTGGACAGCCGGGGCCCCGCCGAGGTGCTGCGCAAGCTGGAGCACTACCAGGACAAGCTCGGGGAGCGCTTCACCCCCGCGCCGCACCTGGTGGAGCTGGTGAAGGCGGGCAAGACGTTCTACCCGCGCTAA
- a CDS encoding mannosyltransferase family protein — protein sequence MARSASRSIALVTLAAVVACSAAAAAGAWRYFHKNPQNPVVRLDEYVTMGWVAWDSSWYMRIAQEGYQFTPGEQSSVAFFPLYPLLIRAVETLGPNVYQAGVLITLLCGPLAIITFTNWARNLTDNDTALKAGLLMAFYPFTFYFYGAMYSDALFVLLVVSAFLLLERGLLLPAVLVAAVATAARPVAPAVVVGLLVRRLEWKHARGEKWTAVDFLPLLAGLGFGCYMLFLWHKFGDPFAFVKVQGAAGWDQNPGWHTWLKVSWFERVILSPTDKREAFRLAAHAFFTVLALALVWPTRKLLGWGYAVYVLAIVGLPAWSTKDFMGMGRYLLSSFPVFLTAALLLRQRPLLLRGALAVGAISVIVLSWAFGADYYIS from the coding sequence ATGGCCCGCTCCGCGTCCCGCAGCATCGCCCTCGTCACCCTGGCCGCCGTCGTGGCGTGCAGCGCCGCCGCCGCGGCCGGGGCCTGGCGCTACTTCCACAAGAACCCGCAGAACCCCGTCGTCCGCCTGGACGAGTACGTCACCATGGGCTGGGTGGCGTGGGACTCGAGCTGGTACATGCGGATTGCCCAGGAGGGCTACCAGTTCACCCCGGGCGAGCAGAGCTCGGTGGCCTTCTTCCCGCTCTACCCGCTGCTCATCCGCGCGGTGGAGACGCTGGGCCCCAACGTGTACCAGGCCGGTGTCCTCATCACCCTGCTGTGCGGCCCGCTGGCCATCATCACCTTCACCAACTGGGCGCGGAACCTCACGGACAACGACACCGCGCTGAAGGCCGGGCTGCTGATGGCCTTCTACCCGTTCACCTTCTATTTCTACGGCGCCATGTACTCGGACGCGCTGTTCGTCCTGCTGGTGGTGTCCGCCTTCCTGCTGCTGGAGCGCGGGCTGCTGCTGCCGGCGGTGCTGGTGGCGGCGGTCGCCACGGCGGCGCGGCCGGTGGCACCCGCGGTGGTGGTGGGTCTGCTGGTGCGCCGGCTGGAGTGGAAGCACGCGCGCGGTGAGAAGTGGACTGCGGTGGACTTCCTCCCGCTGCTCGCGGGGCTGGGCTTCGGCTGCTACATGCTCTTCCTCTGGCACAAGTTCGGGGACCCCTTCGCCTTCGTGAAGGTGCAGGGCGCCGCGGGGTGGGACCAGAACCCCGGCTGGCACACGTGGCTGAAGGTGAGCTGGTTCGAGCGCGTCATCCTCTCGCCCACGGACAAGCGCGAGGCGTTCCGTCTCGCGGCGCATGCCTTCTTCACGGTGCTGGCGCTGGCGCTGGTGTGGCCCACGCGGAAGCTGCTGGGGTGGGGCTACGCCGTCTACGTGCTGGCCATTGTCGGCCTGCCCGCGTGGTCCACGAAGGACTTCATGGGCATGGGGCGCTACCTGCTGTCCTCGTTCCCCGTCTTCCTCACCGCCGCGCTGCTGTTGCGGCAACGGCCGCTGCTGCTGCGAGGGGCGCTGGCCGTGGGCGCCATCTCCGTGATTGTCCTCTCCTGGGCCTTCGGCGCGGACTACTACATCTCATGA
- a CDS encoding class I SAM-dependent methyltransferase has translation MSALLEQALSLYSVLPAAERFHVHARASSAPLLAVASRTPGGTVADIGCGHGLLSALLAVADPRRTVRGVDPDPRKVAWARQALAGLPNVQLAEGTVEETLATEAPGTFDGAVVCDVLYLLPEAKWPAFLRTVHSLLKPGGRFLLKEVEGDGSWKHRKALAQEWVMVSLLGRTKASGGMALKPRAEMTRLLEDAGFAVGEVVDLGRGYTTPHVLYVAEAKRP, from the coding sequence ATGAGCGCGCTCCTCGAGCAGGCCCTCTCCCTGTACTCGGTGCTGCCGGCCGCCGAGCGCTTCCACGTCCACGCGCGCGCCTCGTCCGCGCCGCTGCTGGCGGTGGCCTCGCGCACGCCCGGCGGCACGGTGGCGGACATCGGCTGTGGACATGGCCTCCTGTCCGCGCTGCTGGCCGTGGCCGACCCGCGCCGCACGGTGCGGGGCGTGGACCCGGACCCGCGCAAGGTGGCGTGGGCGAGACAGGCGCTCGCGGGGCTGCCCAACGTGCAGCTCGCGGAGGGCACCGTGGAGGAGACGCTCGCCACGGAGGCCCCCGGCACCTTCGACGGGGCGGTGGTGTGTGACGTGCTCTACCTGCTGCCCGAGGCGAAGTGGCCCGCCTTCCTGCGCACCGTGCACAGCCTGCTCAAGCCCGGTGGGCGCTTCCTGCTGAAGGAGGTGGAGGGGGACGGCTCCTGGAAGCACCGGAAGGCGCTGGCGCAGGAGTGGGTGATGGTGTCGCTGCTGGGCCGCACGAAGGCGAGCGGCGGCATGGCGCTCAAGCCGCGCGCGGAGATGACGCGGTTGCTGGAGGACGCGGGCTTCGCCGTGGGCGAGGTGGTGGACCTGGGCCGCGGCTACACCACGCCCCATGTGCTCTACGTGGCGGAGGCGAAGCGGCCGTAG
- a CDS encoding ChbG/HpnK family deacetylase, with translation MARPLTRLVVNADDLGLHPSLDAGILRAHREGIVTSATLLAMGPTAPEAAERARAQGLAVGLHLALSTRLPPAAPMHAVPSVAPGGRLRGNWAEFAKAWLSGAVRREEVEVELASQLKRARALGVAVDHLDGHQHLHLLPGVRPVVEALAARERLPLRWPDALPRMKWLRAPGPAVKAAVLAVLARVPPWSAPGVRRVSAGGVFEAGRLDEAALLDALDALPAGDFELGCHPGEGVPHVPEDPVWSYGWQAELDALTSPRVRARLRERGIELHTYGSLASAA, from the coding sequence GTGGCGCGCCCGCTCACGCGCCTGGTGGTGAACGCGGACGACCTGGGGCTGCACCCGTCCCTGGACGCGGGCATCCTCCGGGCGCACCGCGAAGGCATCGTCACCAGCGCCACCCTGCTGGCCATGGGCCCCACGGCCCCCGAGGCCGCCGAGAGAGCGCGCGCCCAGGGACTGGCGGTGGGGCTGCACCTCGCGCTGTCCACGCGGCTGCCTCCGGCGGCGCCCATGCATGCGGTCCCCTCGGTGGCGCCGGGCGGGAGGCTCAGGGGCAACTGGGCGGAGTTCGCGAAGGCGTGGCTGTCCGGGGCCGTGCGGCGCGAGGAGGTGGAGGTGGAGCTGGCCTCGCAGCTGAAGCGGGCGCGCGCGCTGGGCGTGGCGGTGGACCACCTGGACGGGCACCAGCACCTGCACCTGCTGCCGGGCGTGCGTCCGGTGGTGGAGGCGCTGGCGGCGCGCGAGCGGCTGCCGCTGCGGTGGCCGGATGCGCTGCCGAGGATGAAGTGGCTGCGGGCGCCGGGCCCGGCGGTGAAGGCCGCGGTGCTGGCGGTGCTGGCCCGCGTGCCTCCGTGGAGCGCGCCCGGGGTGCGCCGGGTGAGCGCGGGCGGCGTGTTCGAGGCGGGCCGACTGGACGAGGCCGCGCTGCTGGACGCGCTGGACGCGCTGCCGGCGGGGGACTTCGAGCTGGGCTGCCACCCGGGTGAGGGTGTGCCGCATGTGCCGGAGGACCCGGTGTGGAGCTATGGCTGGCAGGCCGAGCTGGACGCGCTCACGAGCCCGAGGGTGAGGGCCCGGCTGCGCGAACGGGGCATCGAGCTGCACACCTACGGCAGCCTCGCTTCGGCGGCGTAG